One region of Bactrocera neohumeralis isolate Rockhampton chromosome 5, APGP_CSIRO_Bneo_wtdbg2-racon-allhic-juicebox.fasta_v2, whole genome shotgun sequence genomic DNA includes:
- the LOC126760068 gene encoding signal recognition particle receptor subunit alpha homolog translates to MLDYVVVFTKGGIILWDYNSSEITYSAFINNLIRSFILEDRNTECKYFEEDNLAVQYKLDNELELVYAAVFQKVIKLNYLDAFLGELQQEFRRKFADILSSEGRLPTQYDFSAEFRKTLTAVEKSASKVSNAPKQMRSYNESTKSKKNVASMYDDNNKNEIVKKVVIQETSKPKDINLTTENLILENRKRLKEKMAAKKSPTEPKSKANASEKAGKKPRVWDLGGSSKDAVILDRSKDQHQDVQYQKVQNNIVGTMQGRIQDLEVESDDESVELDETKSGNPNSGTKTSGILSYFKGIVGSKTLSRVELQPALEKMKDHLISKNVAADIAYKLCDSVATNLEGKSLGTFDSIASLVKNSLNTSLVRILSPKRRIDIIRDALEAKNNGRPYTIAFCGVNGVGKSTNLAKICFWLIENDFSVLIAACDTFRAGAVEQLRTHTRHLNALHPPERHNNRTMVQLYEKGYGKDAAGIAMEAIKYANDTTIDIVLIDTAGRMQDNEPLMRSLSKLIKINDPDLVLFVGEALVGNEAVDQLVKFNQSLADYSSNENPHIIDGIVLTKFDTIDDKVGAAISMTYITGQPIVFVGTGQTYSDLKALNVNAVVHALMK, encoded by the exons atgTTGGATTACGTAGTAGTGTTCACAAAAGGAGGTATAATCCTTTGGGATTACAATTCCTCTGAAATAACTTACTCTGCCTTCATAAATAATCTTATTAGAAGTTTCATACTTGAG GATCGCAATAcggaatgtaaatattttgaagaggATAATTTAGCAGTACAATATAAACTTGATAATGAATTGGAACTGGTATATGCGgctgtttttcaaaaagttattaaattaaattatttagatGCATTTCTTGGAGAACTGCAGCAGGAATTCAGGAGAAAGTTTGCTGATATATTATCATCTGAAGGAAGACTTCCTACACAATACGATTTTAGTGCAGAATTTCGAAAAACGTTGACAGCTGTGGAAAAGTCGGCAAGTAAAGTTAGCAATGCACCGAAACAAATGCGCTCTTACAATGAATCcacaaagtcaaaaaaaaatgttgcgtcGATGTAtgatgataataataaaaatgaaattgtaaaaaaagtgGTCATACAGGAAACATCTAAACCCAAAgacattaatttaacaacagaaaatttaattttggaaaaccGCAAGAGATTGAAGGAAAAAATGGCTGCCAAAAAAAGTCCTACAGAACCAAAATCAAAAGCAAATGCATCAGAAAAAGCTGGCAAAAAACCAAGAGTATGGGATTTAGGAGGTAGTTCAAAGGATGCGGTAATATTGGATAGATCAAAAGATCAGCACCAGGATGTTCAATatcaaaaagtacaaaataac ATTGTTGGTACAATGCAGGGTCGCATTCAAGACCTAGAGGTTGAAAGCGATGATGAATCAGTAGAACTTGACGAAACAAAGAGTGGTAATCCAAATAGCGGTACGAAAACTAGCGGCATTTTGTCTTATTTTAAAGGGATCGTTGGCTCTAAAACTTTGTCAAGAGTGGAACTGCAGCCAGCACTTGAGAAAATGAAAGATCATCTGATATCGAAAAACGTTGCGGCTGACATTGCTTACAAGTTGTGCGATTCTGTAGCTACTAATTTGGAGGGCAAATCACTGGGTACATTTGATTCAATTGCTTCATTGGTGAAAAACTCCTTAAATACTTCATTGGTACGTATATTGTCACCTAAGAGGAGAATAGACATTATACGAGATGCTCTGGAAGCAAAAAATAACGGCAGACCATATACAATAGCATTTTGTGGCGTTAATGGAGtaggaaaatcaacaaatttggccaaaatttgtttttggctAATTGAAAACGATTTTAGTGTTCTAATTGCTGCCTGCGATACATTCCGAGCTGGCGCTGTGGAACAACTTAGGACACATACTCGCCATTTGAATGCTTTACACCCTCCAGAAAGACATAACAATCGAACCATGGTTCAACTGTATGAGAAAGGTTATGGGAAAGATGCTGCGGGAATTGCAATGGAAGCTATTAAATATGCCAATGACACAACCATTGATATTGTTTTGATCGATACAGCCGGTCGCATGCAAGACAATGAGCCCCTTATGAGATCATTatcgaaattaattaaaataaacgatCCCGATTTGGTATTATTTGTTGGCGAAGCGCTTGTAGGGAATGAAGCTGTTGACCAACTTGTTAAATTTAATCAATCTCTCGCAGATTACTCTTCAAATGAAAATCCTCATATAATAGATGGAATTGTGCTTACAAAATTCGATACAATAGATGATAAAGTGGGGGCTGCTATTTCCATGACCTATATTACCGGTCAGCCGATTGTATTTGTTGGAACCGGACAGACTTATTCAGATCTTAAAGCTCTAAACGTTAACGCCGTGGTACATgcattaatgaaataa